Proteins from a single region of Gorilla gorilla gorilla isolate KB3781 chromosome 16, NHGRI_mGorGor1-v2.1_pri, whole genome shotgun sequence:
- the C2CD4B gene encoding C2 calcium-dependent domain-containing protein 4B — MRLLEKLCSSAAGSSAPKPAFAKVLTPNCIPEFCIPPRLPAPCTLESPIRAAAVPRRCAAESDLWPRAADEDAGRTDWDPRSQAALSLPHLPRVRTAYGFCALLESPHTRRKESLLLGGPPAPRPRAHAYGSGGGPDAPLGTLCGPRGPGPATPAAPGGRRLRQDALAPRPRRCRLLRVPDGLLSRALRAGRSRRLARVRSVSRGNEDEERRAGSESPARAPSSSPPSSRAPLPERLEAEGTVALGRAGDALRLAAEYCPGTGRLRLRLLRAESLAGGAPGPRAVRCRLSLVLRPPGTARRQCSAVVGRSRKASFDQDFCFDGLSEDEVRRLAVRVKARDEGRGRDRGRLLGQGELSLGALLLL; from the coding sequence ATGCGGCTCCTCGAGAAACTCTGCTCCTCGGCCGCAGGCAGCTCCGCGCCGAAGCCCGCCTTCGCCAAAGTGCTCACGCCCAACTGCATCCCCGAATTCTGCATCCCGCCGCGGCTGCCGGCCCCTTGCACGCTCGAGTCTCCAATCCGGGCCGCCGCCGTGCCCCGGCGCTGCGCCGCTGAAAGCGACCTGTGGCCCCGCGCGGCAGACGAGGACGCCGGCCGCACGGACTGGGACCCGCGCTCGCAGGCAGCGCTGTCACTGCCGCACCTGCCCCGTGTGCGCACCGCCTACGGCTTCTGCGCGCTGCTCGAGAGCCCGCACACGCGCCGCAAGGAGTCGCTCCTGCTCGGGGGCCCGCCCGCGCCCCGGCCCCGGGCCCACGCCTACGGCAGCGGCGGAGGCCCGGATGCCCCCCTGGGGACACTGTGCGGCCCGCGAGGTCCGGGCCCGGCCACCCCCGCGGCCCCCGGCGGTCGCCGCCTGCGCCAGGACGCGCTCGCTCCGCGGCCCCGCCGCTGCCGCCTCCTGCGCGTCCCCGACGGGCTGCTGAGTCGCGCGCTGCGGGCTGGGAGGAGTCGCCGCCTGGCACGCGTCCGCTCCGTCTCCAGAGGGAACGAGGACGAGGAGCGCCGCGCGGGCTCCGAGTCCCCGGCCCGGGCCCCCTCCTCGAGCCCGCCGTCATCCAGGGCCCCGCTTCCTGAGCGCCTGGAGGCCGAGGGCACCGTGGCTCTGGGCCGCGCCGGCGACGCCCTGCGCCTGGCTGCTGAGTACTGTCCGGGAACCGGGCGTCTCCGCCTCCGGCTGCTCCGCGCGGAGAGCCTGGCCGGAGGCGCCCCCGGGCCCCGCGCCGTCCGCTGCCGCCTCAGCCTCGTCCTGCGGCCGCCGGGCACCGCGCGTCGGCAATGCAGCGCTGTGGTGGGGCGCAGCCGCAAGGCCTCCTTTGACCAGGACTTTTGCTTCGACGGCCTCTCGGAAGACGAGGTGCGCCGCCTGGCCGTTCGCGTCAAGGCCCGGGATGAGGGTCGCGGCCGGGATCGGGGCCGCCTGCTGGGCCAGGGTGAGCTGTCCCTGGGCGCCCTCCTGCTGCTCTGA